The Spirochaetales bacterium region AATCGAGATAAGGGATAATGACCTGGGCGCACAGATCGACAAGGTGATTCTCGATGAGGACAGTCTTATCCATATCGATTCGATAACGATAATCGACAGGAAATATCATTTTTAGACTATGGAACAATCGGCGATAATCGAGAGGGTAACGGACGCTCTATTGCAAAAGATAACCGGGATAAAAAGTACTATCAAGGGTATCAATATCTGCATGGAGACGGAAAGAAACAAACTCAGGGAGAAATTTCCCCTTATCAATGTGCTTTTGATCGGAATCGAAGAGACGGGTATACAAAACCGGTATGACAAGATCAAAATGAAAGGGATAGATAAAAACAACCATGAAATTGAATATTTCATGGTGCCGGCAACGATGGTGAATCTCACCTATATGGTAACTCCGTATTCCGACAAACACGCAGAAACATGCAGAATGATGGGGGCGCTCGTCAAATTGTTCAAGGATGATTATCTCATCGAGGTCGACGGATTCGATTGGGTTGAAAACGAGGGGAATCCGGTTCTTATTGAAGCCTCGTCGCCTTTACCGCTGCCCGAACAAATACGGGTTTTTTCGGCGATGAACCTCGATTACCGGCCTTCACTTTTCTACCGTTTGAGACTCGGCATCGATTCGGGCAAACAGGAAGTGTTTAGACGGGTAAAGGAAAGAAAATTCGAGACGGTAAAAAAGCCGGAAAATTAATTATTTACGGTTTCAATAATATAATGTGATATTATGGTTAAAGGAGGAAAAAATGCCACAATATTTAACACCCGGTGTATATGTCGAAGAAGTCGAAAGCGGTTCCAAACCAATCGAAGCGGGGGCCACAAATATCGTCGGTTTCCTTGGTGTCGCGGAAAAAGGTCCGGTCAATGAACCGACCATGATCACCAACTGGTCTCATTATGTGAGGACATTCGGCGGATTGAACAGTAACGGATGGCTCGCGCACGGAGTATACCTTTTCTTTCAAAACGGCGGAACAAAATGTTATATCAATAACCTGAAGAAGGTAAAGGATACGAAACCGTCGACGCCGGCCGCTGCGGAAGCGAAAGATGTCAAGGAAGAAAAAAAAGTCGCGTCCGACAAGCCCGATGTGATTGAGAACCCGCCCGATCTGACGAAGCTCATCATCGGTAAGGATGAAGGGCCCGGAAAGAAAACCGGTCTTTTCGCGTTTGACGGAATTACCGATATTTCCCTGGTCTGTGCACCCGGGGTTGTCGATCCTGCGGCCCAGGATGCGCTGTTGAGTCATTGTGAAAAACACAGATTCCGTATGGCTATTCTTGACGCGCCGGAGACAATCGAAAAAGGACTCGATACGATTCCGATGCCGAGGGATTCAATGATGGGGGCCTATTATTTTCCGTGGGTGGGCATGTACGATACTGAACTTGAAAAAGAGGTATACGCACCTCCCAGCGGCGGTGTCGCGGGGATATACGGACGCGTCGACAGTAAACGCGGCGTTCACAAGGCACCGGCGAATGAAATTTACAACGGTGCGATCAGTGTCAAATATCCGCTGACCGATATCGAGCAGGAACTTCTCAATCCGAAAGGGATCAATTGTATCAGGGAGTTCGAAGGACGCGGAATCCGGGTATGGGGTGCACGAACCTTCAGCTCGAATTCCGAATGGCGATATATAAATGTGCGGCGGCTTTTTTGTATGGTGGAAAAAGCGATCCAGGACGGGACGAACTGGGTCGTGTTCGAACCGAATACACGTGACCTCTGGAAAAAGATCGTCAGAAATATAACGGCGTTTCTCCTGCGGATATGGAAGGACGGGGCGCTTTTCGGCGATTCTCCGGAAGAGGCCTTTTATATTCGATGTGATGACGAATTGAATCCCCCCGAATCGATTGATGCGGGTTATGTCATTTGTGAAGTGGGTATTGCACCGGCGAAGCCGGCTGAGTTTGTCATCTTCAGAATTACGCAAAAACCGCTTGGCGAATAATGGTTCATGAATCGGCAGCCCGGTTGTGGGCTGCCGAAAGCGGGTCGGACAGTGTAAAACCGCACAACATGGTCAGATATGGATCATAGCAGGGACGCGCTGCCTTGTATCGGGGATATCACGGTTTTCCCGTGGATTTCATGATGCGGGAAAATGTCGGTTTTTTCTTTAATACTGATCGCTTGCGGGCGAATGGCTGTTATGCAAAACGCACTTGTATGAGGAGGATATGATATGGACAAGATGAGAAGAATAATATATGCCGGCATGATCGCCGTATTGACGATCATGGGTGTCCTTGCATGTAAGACAAGCGGGGGAGCCGAACCGTTTGTTCTCGAGGAATTGTTCCCGGAGAACGACAAGCCGGCAGAGAAATCCGCCGGTGATAAACCCGTTGAAAAAGAGTCTTCGGAACCGGTTCCGACGCGAGCGCCGAAAGTCTTGTCGGGAAAAATTCTGGAAGTCCATTACAAACGGGGCAAGGCGGTGAGTATCTATATCGGTCTCGGTTCGAGTACTAAAGGTATCAGGAGAAATCTTGAAGGAACCATCTATAACGATATGGCGAAAACGGAAGAGATCGGCAGAGTCAAACTCACCGAGGTTTTCCCGAATATGTCATTGGGGGAGATTATAGCACTGACCCATGAAATTTCGAAAAAAGACGGTGTTGTGGCTTTTGAAATAGATTAAAACGCAATAGGGGGAGGGAAGCGTATGTCGCATTTTACAAGAGTGAAGACTCAAATCAGGGATTTGTGTACGTTTAAAGAGGCCCTTAAAGAACTTGATATCGAATTTACTGAAGCAGGGGAAACGCAGGATGTCACCATCACCGGATGGCAGGGGAAAAAAGAAAAGGTCCTTATGGAATTAAAGACGGGTTCGTCCTATTCAGTCGGACTTGTCGAAAATAAGGAAGGTTCATATGAGTTCGTCGCCGATTGGTGGGGGGTTGAAACATACACCGGGATCACCCGGGAAGATTATATCAATAAACTGACCCAGAAGTATGCTTATTGTACGGTTATGGACAGGATAAAGGATAAAGGCTACGATATCGTAAAAGAAGAGGTTGACGGGAAACAGAATATAAGGATATTGATCAGAAAATGGGCGTGAAAATGTACCGGGCTTAAACAATGACGTGCATCAACATCAGTTGAATTTCGGAAGGGATTGAAGAGCCTTGTGAAAAAGGACTATGGCAAGTGTATATTTATAAAGCCTGACAGACGCTAACATTCGGTAAAAAACAAGAGGTGGCTGAGTTGATTCATGGTACTGAATTGGACAAGACTCATTTGAAAAACAAGATGGAGGAAAATATCTGTGTCCCCGATATTACCGGGATGTATTTCCCCATGGCGCTGCAATTTATTGCGTCAAAAGGTTTGCAGATAGGGGATATCAAGTTCGATGACGGGAAAGACATTTTCACGGTGATCGGTCAGAGTATTTCCCCCGGTACGACGGTGCCCGTGGGAACGTCGATCAATGTGAAGATATCCAGTTCACATCCCCTCGCTTATTTACCGTCGGTTTTCCAGTCAAACACGCTGCTCAAGAAGTACCTCTGGATATTTCAGCATCTTCTCAACAGCATATATGTGAAACTCGATAATATCGAGCAATATTTCAATCCGCTTCAGGCCCCGGAGGCCTTTTATAAATGGCTCGGCTCGTGGTTTTCCGTTAATGTCAATTATGCGATATCCGAAGAAAAGATGAGGAGTCTGATAAAAAATATCGTGCGCATTTATCAATGGCGTGGAACATCGCGTGGGCTTGCCGAATATCTCGAAATCATGACGGACGTAAAACCGCACATCATTGAAAATTACAAACCCTTGAACGAATATATCCTCAAAGGCGAGAACCTGATCAACAGCAGGGTTCTGGAAAGAAGTACCTCACCGTATTATTTCACCGTTGTGTTTCCGGTTGAAGCGGATTATTTTTCACTTGATGCGATCAGAAAAATCAATCAGATAATACAGTCGGAAAAACCGGCGCACGCAGATTTTTATCTGGATTTCGTACCCAGAGAGAAGAAAGAAAAGGAAGAACCGGTAATGATTCTGGGAGAATCGTTCATTGAATAGCGATTGGTCCTCATAACAGGGACGGGACGGGTTTTGCCGACGTCACAGGACGGCGTCGTTGAGGTATCGTAACGGGCCGCAGAAGAATGCGGCCGAATAAAGGCAATAAAGGTTATTGGCAAAAAGAGGAATATAGGGTAAAAATAAAACAGTAAAGAGGTATTGGAATGGAGCAATTTCGAAAACCGAATTTTTTTACGGGTTTGCCCGCAACACCCAAATTGTTCAATGAGGTTCAGGATTACCACCTATCGAAAGAGAATTTTTACAATGTCATTTTTCGGGGAGCGGGTATCGTGCCGGGAGTCGCAGACGAATTAAAGGTCTCGCCCATCAAGAAAAAGGGGGGCAGTTTATCCGTTGAAATCGCGAAAGGCTTCGCGATCGATAAAAAGGGGAGGGGATTATTCCTGTATGACGCGGTAACAAAGACGATAGACCCCAAAAAGTACGATCTGCCTGCCACAATCTTTATTATTTTACGTTATCACGAAGTTCCTGAGGATTTTTTCCAGGATCCGAAAAATACGACATATCAGGGATACCAGCGGAAACTTGAAACGGCGACCGTCGAGATTACGGACAGGATTACGGATGACAGTTGTATCGAACTGGCTAGAATTCGACTCGAAGAAGACAGGAACGAAGAAATCAAGGCGATCGCGATGCCAAAGGACATCGCGAAACCGGAAAGCAATGAAATTGATGTGCGCTTTGTGACATGGGTGAGATCGGCACAGAGCGGATTGTCGCCGTATTTGAAGGATTATCTGGCAAGTATTCTCGATGAGACCATCAAGGTGGCAAATGCAGCCTATGATGCGGTGAATCTGCCGGGATTGAGAGAATTACAGACGTTCGCCTTCAATGCGCGAATGCTGGTCCAGGGAAGCGATATTGCTTTCCGTGACTGTATCTACCTGTTTTCTCCGATTTTTGATGTGAATAAGTTTATCCTGCAGGAAATGTATGATTACGAAAGGAAAGCGGAAGAGAAAAAGGGTGTTTTTACGACAAAAAAGGTATTTTCGGATTACAGAAATACAATCTATGAAATGGGTGATAAAATCAAGGATTTTGACGGAAGTTTCGAAAAGCTGGATGCCATATTGAAATCCCATAAAAGAACGATAGAAAGCCTGAGAACGCTGTTCAGTAAGTTCATCATCAATTGGGAGGATATCAAGGTATGGAATACCGATTTCCCGCCCGTACTGATCATTGGAAACGAACGCTACACACTGGCGGATTATATCGATTTCGGCGATCCTGAAATTGTGAAAGCGCATGAGGTGAATTTCAAGGAAGCGGAAAACCTCACCAACCAGAAGGAAGCGAGCAAGTATCCCGGAAGCACACAAGAGGTCATCGACAAAAAAATCACCTATCATGGAGGTTCGATCGGGTTTACGATTAATAATCTTATAAAAAGAAGAAAATTAATCCTTATCCGCCGGACGGATATTTTCCATGGGAATTATGATGTCGAGGTGACGATCGGTTCCTCGACCGGTCTGCAGATGCATATCGAGGGTATCGATCAGAAAAACAGGTGGAGAAATTTTTTTATACAGGTCGATGAGGAAATGATCGACGCAAATTCCCTGCCGTGTTCGTTCATTATGTCCCAGGGGAACAAGGATACATTCGGAAAAATATGGATATATCAGCTGTTATATTAAACAATCGACTTTATCAGGGGTGAAGAAACATGACAATGTTTGGAATCGGAAAAAAATGTAAAAAAGGAGACCATCTCATGGATCCTTCATGGAAAGTGTGTCCGAGATGTTTACCTCCTGTTTGCGGGTGGCTCGTTATCATGAGCGGTGAATATAAAAACGAAGTGTACACGATTCATGAAGGTTTGACGAAAATAGGAAGTGCGAAGGATTGCGATCTGATCGTCCCCATTAAGGAAAAGGAAAAACAAGGTATTCTCCTCAGATCCCAAAGGGGTTCATATACCATAAAAGATCTCGGAGAACTCGAAGAAGGTACCTATTTGAACGGGGCGAAAATCACGGATAACGCCATTACGGACAGCGATATGATAAAAATAAGTGACCTTGAATTGTTGTTTAAGTGTCTATAAAACGTCATATTACAGGGAAGGAAAAAAAGGGAATATGAAAAAGACCATAATGCGGCTCATTATCGTCGCGGCAGGCATGTTCATCGCTTCATTGCTTCACGCGGATGACGGAAACCTGGCGGTTCATATCGATCAGATAATCGACAGGAATTTTCCCGTCCTGGAAGTATTCGTTTCCGTTACGACAAAGGATCAGGAACCCATTTTGCAGCTCGTGGAAGGAAATTTTTCCGCATTTATCGACGGGAAGGAAATGAAATCGAAAATAAATATCGAGCAGTTTGTTTACGCAAAAAATATGGGCGTTTCGTTTTATCTGTTGATTGACAACGGTGGCGTTATGTACGGAGAACCGATGGATTTTCAGAAGCAGGCCGCAAAGATGCTTCTTGAAGACATCGAGGAACATCCACAGGATACCATCTCACTCTACACATACACCGATGAGGCCGTCCAGATTTTCGAGAATGAAACCTACAGCGACAAGTTGTTCGACAGCATCGATGAGATTGAAAATACCTTCAGTCCGCCCAAACTCTACGATTCGGTCGCGAATGTCGTGCGTAAAATAAATCCGGAGGTCGCAAAAAAGCGCAAAATCATTATTATCACGTCGAACGGAAGGGATGACGGAAGTCAGTACACACAGGAGCAGGTATTCGAGATGATCGACAAGCTGAATATTCCGGTCTATACAATCGGGTTCAGGGTCATGGGAAATGAAAATCTCAATCTTCTCGAAAGTCTTTCGAATCACACGGGAGGCGCATATATCTTCGCCAGACGGCAATCGCTTATCCCGAATAACATGAAAACGATCATCGAACAGGTGAGAAACGGCTATATTCTCAAGTTCAGCGTGAATGAAATCACGGGCGCTGATGATTACCACCAGTTGAAGATCGCCGTAACGCATAAAGAGGGAGACGCATCTTTCTACAAGAACTTCTTTGCAAAAAAAACGCCGTTCCCCTATACCCTCGTTATTATCGTCATTCTTCTTGTTGTGATCATTGCCGTCGCACTGGCCGTTATCGGTATATTGTTTTTCACGCAACGATACCGGATTGAAATCGGAACGATCGCCCGGTGCAAACAATGTAAAAGAAGGATCAAAAAGGAATGGGTCGAAGAGTGCCCCTTCTGTAAATACCTGGACTCCTCGAAAAAGAAAGAACCGGCATAAAGGCGTTTATAGCGTGCGGGGTGTCATGACGGCCGGGTATAAAAGCATATCGGCCTCGCCGATTAAAACCTGTTCGCAGATGGAGAGAATAGTGTATGCCAAGA contains the following coding sequences:
- a CDS encoding phage tail sheath family protein: MPQYLTPGVYVEEVESGSKPIEAGATNIVGFLGVAEKGPVNEPTMITNWSHYVRTFGGLNSNGWLAHGVYLFFQNGGTKCYINNLKKVKDTKPSTPAAAEAKDVKEEKKVASDKPDVIENPPDLTKLIIGKDEGPGKKTGLFAFDGITDISLVCAPGVVDPAAQDALLSHCEKHRFRMAILDAPETIEKGLDTIPMPRDSMMGAYYFPWVGMYDTELEKEVYAPPSGGVAGIYGRVDSKRGVHKAPANEIYNGAISVKYPLTDIEQELLNPKGINCIREFEGRGIRVWGARTFSSNSEWRYINVRRLFCMVEKAIQDGTNWVVFEPNTRDLWKKIVRNITAFLLRIWKDGALFGDSPEEAFYIRCDDELNPPESIDAGYVICEVGIAPAKPAEFVIFRITQKPLGE
- a CDS encoding VWA domain-containing protein, which codes for MKKTIMRLIIVAAGMFIASLLHADDGNLAVHIDQIIDRNFPVLEVFVSVTTKDQEPILQLVEGNFSAFIDGKEMKSKINIEQFVYAKNMGVSFYLLIDNGGVMYGEPMDFQKQAAKMLLEDIEEHPQDTISLYTYTDEAVQIFENETYSDKLFDSIDEIENTFSPPKLYDSVANVVRKINPEVAKKRKIIIITSNGRDDGSQYTQEQVFEMIDKLNIPVYTIGFRVMGNENLNLLESLSNHTGGAYIFARRQSLIPNNMKTIIEQVRNGYILKFSVNEITGADDYHQLKIAVTHKEGDASFYKNFFAKKTPFPYTLVIIVILLVVIIAVALAVIGILFFTQRYRIEIGTIARCKQCKRRIKKEWVEECPFCKYLDSSKKKEPA
- a CDS encoding PASTA domain-containing protein, which codes for MIHGTELDKTHLKNKMEENICVPDITGMYFPMALQFIASKGLQIGDIKFDDGKDIFTVIGQSISPGTTVPVGTSINVKISSSHPLAYLPSVFQSNTLLKKYLWIFQHLLNSIYVKLDNIEQYFNPLQAPEAFYKWLGSWFSVNVNYAISEEKMRSLIKNIVRIYQWRGTSRGLAEYLEIMTDVKPHIIENYKPLNEYILKGENLINSRVLERSTSPYYFTVVFPVEADYFSLDAIRKINQIIQSEKPAHADFYLDFVPREKKEKEEPVMILGESFIE
- a CDS encoding FHA domain-containing protein, which translates into the protein MDPSWKVCPRCLPPVCGWLVIMSGEYKNEVYTIHEGLTKIGSAKDCDLIVPIKEKEKQGILLRSQRGSYTIKDLGELEEGTYLNGAKITDNAITDSDMIKISDLELLFKCL
- a CDS encoding DUF1257 domain-containing protein, giving the protein MSHFTRVKTQIRDLCTFKEALKELDIEFTEAGETQDVTITGWQGKKEKVLMELKTGSSYSVGLVENKEGSYEFVADWWGVETYTGITREDYINKLTQKYAYCTVMDRIKDKGYDIVKEEVDGKQNIRILIRKWA
- a CDS encoding DUF4255 domain-containing protein, whose amino-acid sequence is MQKITGIKSTIKGINICMETERNKLREKFPLINVLLIGIEETGIQNRYDKIKMKGIDKNNHEIEYFMVPATMVNLTYMVTPYSDKHAETCRMMGALVKLFKDDYLIEVDGFDWVENEGNPVLIEASSPLPLPEQIRVFSAMNLDYRPSLFYRLRLGIDSGKQEVFRRVKERKFETVKKPEN